One Littorina saxatilis isolate snail1 linkage group LG1, US_GU_Lsax_2.0, whole genome shotgun sequence genomic window carries:
- the LOC138967906 gene encoding uncharacterized protein isoform X3, whose amino-acid sequence MVMYLAGLLVKCVEPLLFMLVDGYDKYVYNPLQASLSPLVQRVPREVMVGERKVTVFTANIVSWARTVLVIPIACCLKYELYWVGCLLVLLHDFLDHVDGIVAKVQRRVYGNVDDPLLGGFMDAFCDKIVNVLALWSVLMVTDFGHMTWVHVLLYLTPCVVIIAFEFTLGVVRVQDYFHSYYIRELKKSDDVGQTQQATAAVMEGKLKEKLESMGIAFLCVAQGAPVIMNSISGISGVVCLFLSIRLAHASLSRKLSARKERKPLREPPGPTVGSCLHRLMTRRSQSVQVDMKPYNDSDSSDSKFGSPQHGTVEKYMMDDNHPLSRSMSVPGVVGGHGLVDKVFTVGCFDIFHSGHVRLLQRMRSLGKQVIVGVHDSRSIYMLKKRVPVDSTEKRMLNVKQYADMVYCIAGIDPSNFIACMYCGGGQQESSLYVRGDDMEDFPARQLCEKLMPIAFLPYTQGVSSTKLRKEIYNVTQSDPRQDFDANLFY is encoded by the exons ATGGTTATGTACCTTGCCGGGTTGCTTGTCAAATGTGTGGAACCGCTTCTCTTCATGCTG GTGGACGGCTACGACAAGTACGTGTACAACCCCCTGCAGGCGTCACTGTCCCCGCTCGTGCAGCGCGTGCCCCGAGAGGTCATGGTCGGCGAGAGAAAGGTCACCGTGTTCACGGCCAACATCGTGTCGTGGGCCAGGACAGTCCTCGTCATTCCCATCGCTTGTTGTCTCAA GTATGAACTGTACTGGGTGGGCTGCCTGCTAGTCTTGCTGCACGACTTCCTGGATCACGTGGACGGCATCGTTGCCAAGGTACAGCGCCGTGTCTATGGCAACGTGGATGACCCACTACTGGGAGGGTTCATGGACGccttttgtgacaag ATAGTGAATGTGCTGGCGCTGTGGAGCGTGCTGATGGTGACAGACTTTGGCCACATGACCTGGGTGCACGTGCTGCTCTACCTGACTCCCTGTGTCGTCATCATAGCCTTTGAGTTCACACTGGGGGTCGTGAGGGTGCAGGATTACTTCCACTCCTACTACATCAG AGAACTGAAGAAGAGTGACGACGTGGGACAGACCCAGCAGGCCACGGCAGCAGTGATGGAAGGCAAGCTAAAGGAGAAATTGGAATCCATGGGCATCGCCTTTCTCTGTGTGGCCCAGGGCGCGCCCGTCATCATGAACAGCATCT CTGGAATCTCTGGCGTGGTCTGTCtcttcctgtccattcgtctcgcGCATGCCAGTCTCAGCCGGAAGTTGTCTGCACGCAAAGAGAGGAAGCCACTCAGAGAGCCCCCAGGCCCCACTGTGGGTAGCTGTCTTCACAGACTAATG ACACGACGATCACAGAGTGTTCAAGTTGACATGAAACCTTATAACGACTCAGATTCCTCCGATTCTAAATTCGG ATCTCCGCAGCACGGCACAGTGGAGAAATACATGATGGATGACAACCACCCTCTCAGCCGCAGCATGTCGGTTCCGGGAGTCGTGGGCGGTCACGGTCTGGTGGACAAGGTCTTCACGGTCGGCTGCTTTGATATCTTCCACAGCGGTCACGTGAGACTGCTGCAGCGCATGCGGAGTCTTGGCAAACAG GTGATCGTGGGTGTGCACGACAGTCGCAGCATCTACATGCTGAAGAAACGTGTGCCAGTCGACAGCACAGAGAAACGTATGCTCAACGTCAAACAGTACGCTGATATG GTGTACTGCATCGCCGGCATCGACCCGTCCAACTTCATCGCCTGCATGTACTGTGGCGGGGGGCAGCAGGAGAGCAGCCTGTACGTGCGTGGTGACGACATGGAGGACTTCCCGGCACGCCAGCTGTGCGAGAAGCTGATGCCCATCGCCTTCCTGCCCTACACACAGGGCGTGTCATCCACCAAGCTGCGCAAAGAGATCTACAACGTCACGCAGAGCGACCCCAGGCAGGACTTTGACGCCAACCTCTTCTACTGA
- the LOC138967906 gene encoding uncharacterized protein isoform X1 codes for MLRPTKCVLEILGDVIHSNPFKGGNLSILWSILGMVMYLAGLLVKCVEPLLFMLVDGYDKYVYNPLQASLSPLVQRVPREVMVGERKVTVFTANIVSWARTVLVIPIACCLKYELYWVGCLLVLLHDFLDHVDGIVAKVQRRVYGNVDDPLLGGFMDAFCDKIVNVLALWSVLMVTDFGHMTWVHVLLYLTPCVVIIAFEFTLGVVRVQDYFHSYYIRELKKSDDVGQTQQATAAVMEGKLKEKLESMGIAFLCVAQGAPVIMNSISGISGVVCLFLSIRLAHASLSRKLSARKERKPLREPPGPTVGSCLHRLMTRRSQSVQVDMKPYNDSDSSDSKFGSPQHGTVEKYMMDDNHPLSRSMSVPGVVGGHGLVDKVFTVGCFDIFHSGHVRLLQRMRSLGKQVIVGVHDSRSIYMLKKRVPVDSTEKRMLNVKQYADMVYCIAGIDPSNFIACMYCGGGQQESSLYVRGDDMEDFPARQLCEKLMPIAFLPYTQGVSSTKLRKEIYNVTQSDPRQDFDANLFY; via the exons GGAGGTAACTTGTCCATTCTGTGGTCCATCCTCGGCATGGTTATGTACCTTGCCGGGTTGCTTGTCAAATGTGTGGAACCGCTTCTCTTCATGCTG GTGGACGGCTACGACAAGTACGTGTACAACCCCCTGCAGGCGTCACTGTCCCCGCTCGTGCAGCGCGTGCCCCGAGAGGTCATGGTCGGCGAGAGAAAGGTCACCGTGTTCACGGCCAACATCGTGTCGTGGGCCAGGACAGTCCTCGTCATTCCCATCGCTTGTTGTCTCAA GTATGAACTGTACTGGGTGGGCTGCCTGCTAGTCTTGCTGCACGACTTCCTGGATCACGTGGACGGCATCGTTGCCAAGGTACAGCGCCGTGTCTATGGCAACGTGGATGACCCACTACTGGGAGGGTTCATGGACGccttttgtgacaag ATAGTGAATGTGCTGGCGCTGTGGAGCGTGCTGATGGTGACAGACTTTGGCCACATGACCTGGGTGCACGTGCTGCTCTACCTGACTCCCTGTGTCGTCATCATAGCCTTTGAGTTCACACTGGGGGTCGTGAGGGTGCAGGATTACTTCCACTCCTACTACATCAG AGAACTGAAGAAGAGTGACGACGTGGGACAGACCCAGCAGGCCACGGCAGCAGTGATGGAAGGCAAGCTAAAGGAGAAATTGGAATCCATGGGCATCGCCTTTCTCTGTGTGGCCCAGGGCGCGCCCGTCATCATGAACAGCATCT CTGGAATCTCTGGCGTGGTCTGTCtcttcctgtccattcgtctcgcGCATGCCAGTCTCAGCCGGAAGTTGTCTGCACGCAAAGAGAGGAAGCCACTCAGAGAGCCCCCAGGCCCCACTGTGGGTAGCTGTCTTCACAGACTAATG ACACGACGATCACAGAGTGTTCAAGTTGACATGAAACCTTATAACGACTCAGATTCCTCCGATTCTAAATTCGG ATCTCCGCAGCACGGCACAGTGGAGAAATACATGATGGATGACAACCACCCTCTCAGCCGCAGCATGTCGGTTCCGGGAGTCGTGGGCGGTCACGGTCTGGTGGACAAGGTCTTCACGGTCGGCTGCTTTGATATCTTCCACAGCGGTCACGTGAGACTGCTGCAGCGCATGCGGAGTCTTGGCAAACAG GTGATCGTGGGTGTGCACGACAGTCGCAGCATCTACATGCTGAAGAAACGTGTGCCAGTCGACAGCACAGAGAAACGTATGCTCAACGTCAAACAGTACGCTGATATG GTGTACTGCATCGCCGGCATCGACCCGTCCAACTTCATCGCCTGCATGTACTGTGGCGGGGGGCAGCAGGAGAGCAGCCTGTACGTGCGTGGTGACGACATGGAGGACTTCCCGGCACGCCAGCTGTGCGAGAAGCTGATGCCCATCGCCTTCCTGCCCTACACACAGGGCGTGTCATCCACCAAGCTGCGCAAAGAGATCTACAACGTCACGCAGAGCGACCCCAGGCAGGACTTTGACGCCAACCTCTTCTACTGA
- the LOC138967906 gene encoding uncharacterized protein isoform X2 produces MGGNLSILWSILGMVMYLAGLLVKCVEPLLFMLVDGYDKYVYNPLQASLSPLVQRVPREVMVGERKVTVFTANIVSWARTVLVIPIACCLKYELYWVGCLLVLLHDFLDHVDGIVAKVQRRVYGNVDDPLLGGFMDAFCDKIVNVLALWSVLMVTDFGHMTWVHVLLYLTPCVVIIAFEFTLGVVRVQDYFHSYYIRELKKSDDVGQTQQATAAVMEGKLKEKLESMGIAFLCVAQGAPVIMNSISGISGVVCLFLSIRLAHASLSRKLSARKERKPLREPPGPTVGSCLHRLMTRRSQSVQVDMKPYNDSDSSDSKFGSPQHGTVEKYMMDDNHPLSRSMSVPGVVGGHGLVDKVFTVGCFDIFHSGHVRLLQRMRSLGKQVIVGVHDSRSIYMLKKRVPVDSTEKRMLNVKQYADMVYCIAGIDPSNFIACMYCGGGQQESSLYVRGDDMEDFPARQLCEKLMPIAFLPYTQGVSSTKLRKEIYNVTQSDPRQDFDANLFY; encoded by the exons ATG GGAGGTAACTTGTCCATTCTGTGGTCCATCCTCGGCATGGTTATGTACCTTGCCGGGTTGCTTGTCAAATGTGTGGAACCGCTTCTCTTCATGCTG GTGGACGGCTACGACAAGTACGTGTACAACCCCCTGCAGGCGTCACTGTCCCCGCTCGTGCAGCGCGTGCCCCGAGAGGTCATGGTCGGCGAGAGAAAGGTCACCGTGTTCACGGCCAACATCGTGTCGTGGGCCAGGACAGTCCTCGTCATTCCCATCGCTTGTTGTCTCAA GTATGAACTGTACTGGGTGGGCTGCCTGCTAGTCTTGCTGCACGACTTCCTGGATCACGTGGACGGCATCGTTGCCAAGGTACAGCGCCGTGTCTATGGCAACGTGGATGACCCACTACTGGGAGGGTTCATGGACGccttttgtgacaag ATAGTGAATGTGCTGGCGCTGTGGAGCGTGCTGATGGTGACAGACTTTGGCCACATGACCTGGGTGCACGTGCTGCTCTACCTGACTCCCTGTGTCGTCATCATAGCCTTTGAGTTCACACTGGGGGTCGTGAGGGTGCAGGATTACTTCCACTCCTACTACATCAG AGAACTGAAGAAGAGTGACGACGTGGGACAGACCCAGCAGGCCACGGCAGCAGTGATGGAAGGCAAGCTAAAGGAGAAATTGGAATCCATGGGCATCGCCTTTCTCTGTGTGGCCCAGGGCGCGCCCGTCATCATGAACAGCATCT CTGGAATCTCTGGCGTGGTCTGTCtcttcctgtccattcgtctcgcGCATGCCAGTCTCAGCCGGAAGTTGTCTGCACGCAAAGAGAGGAAGCCACTCAGAGAGCCCCCAGGCCCCACTGTGGGTAGCTGTCTTCACAGACTAATG ACACGACGATCACAGAGTGTTCAAGTTGACATGAAACCTTATAACGACTCAGATTCCTCCGATTCTAAATTCGG ATCTCCGCAGCACGGCACAGTGGAGAAATACATGATGGATGACAACCACCCTCTCAGCCGCAGCATGTCGGTTCCGGGAGTCGTGGGCGGTCACGGTCTGGTGGACAAGGTCTTCACGGTCGGCTGCTTTGATATCTTCCACAGCGGTCACGTGAGACTGCTGCAGCGCATGCGGAGTCTTGGCAAACAG GTGATCGTGGGTGTGCACGACAGTCGCAGCATCTACATGCTGAAGAAACGTGTGCCAGTCGACAGCACAGAGAAACGTATGCTCAACGTCAAACAGTACGCTGATATG GTGTACTGCATCGCCGGCATCGACCCGTCCAACTTCATCGCCTGCATGTACTGTGGCGGGGGGCAGCAGGAGAGCAGCCTGTACGTGCGTGGTGACGACATGGAGGACTTCCCGGCACGCCAGCTGTGCGAGAAGCTGATGCCCATCGCCTTCCTGCCCTACACACAGGGCGTGTCATCCACCAAGCTGCGCAAAGAGATCTACAACGTCACGCAGAGCGACCCCAGGCAGGACTTTGACGCCAACCTCTTCTACTGA